A stretch of the Candidatus Zixiibacteriota bacterium genome encodes the following:
- the thyX gene encoding FAD-dependent thymidylate synthase has translation MAHVVNEKADALLDKEFKVLDHGFVRLVDYMGSDESIVQAARVSYGKGTKKVSEDRGLIRYLMRHRHTTPFEMVEFKFHVKLPIFVARQWIRHRTASVNEYSGRYSVMKEEFYLPHPEDIRYQSTVNKQGRSEDEVPEELQRKLLDYLVTSQKESFDSYMKFVDDGVARELARIALPLSMYTEWYWKIDLHNLFHFLKLRMDPHAQQEFQQYAVIMANIVKTVCPVAYEAFTDYSVNSAYFSGPELNVLKKHLAQCDYDIDELVNLGLSKREAAEFLEKLSKIRDI, from the coding sequence GTGGCACACGTTGTGAACGAAAAGGCCGACGCTCTTCTGGATAAGGAATTCAAAGTTCTTGACCACGGGTTTGTCCGACTGGTCGACTACATGGGCTCCGATGAATCAATTGTCCAGGCGGCCAGAGTAAGTTATGGCAAGGGGACCAAGAAAGTATCCGAGGACCGCGGCCTGATCCGATACCTGATGCGGCACCGTCACACCACCCCTTTTGAAATGGTCGAGTTCAAGTTTCACGTAAAACTCCCTATTTTTGTCGCCCGCCAATGGATACGGCACCGCACCGCCAGCGTCAATGAGTACTCCGGCCGATATTCGGTTATGAAAGAGGAATTTTACCTTCCACATCCGGAGGACATTCGCTACCAATCGACAGTCAACAAACAGGGTCGGTCTGAAGATGAAGTCCCCGAAGAACTCCAGCGGAAACTCCTCGATTATCTTGTTACATCACAAAAAGAAAGCTTCGACAGCTATATGAAATTCGTCGACGACGGCGTGGCCCGCGAACTCGCCCGCATTGCCCTGCCGCTCTCGATGTACACCGAATGGTACTGGAAAATCGACCTGCACAATCTTTTCCACTTTCTCAAATTGCGCATGGATCCCCACGCCCAGCAGGAATTTCAGCAGTACGCCGTCATAATGGCTAATATAGTTAAGACAGTCTGCCCGGTAGCATATGAAGCCTTCACGGACTATTCCGTAAACTCCGCCTATTTCTCCGGGCCCGAGTTGAACGTCCTCAAAAAGCATCTTGCTCAATGTGATTACGACATAGACGAGTTGGTAAATTTAGGGCTGTCCAAACGCGAAGCTGCCGAGTTTCTGGAAAAGCTTTCGAAAATCAGAGACATCTGA
- a CDS encoding carboxypeptidase M32, which yields MSTQQAYDELIRRMKEVSLLHSCNAVLGWDERTYMPRGGANHRADQLGLISGLAHEKMTDPRVGELLSQVEQSELVKDPESVEAVNVREMRHFYNKQTKLPKDLVEEITKVTTLAQGEWVEARKKSDFKHFEPWLAKVIALQKKKADAYGYDGEPYDALLDDYEVGAKTTDIVDVFVNLRKELVELLGKIQGAPRKPDKSIVERDYDVELQRIFGESVAAAMGFGFDQGRLDITTHPFCTGIGYGDTRITTRYNPHRINDALFGIMHEAGHGLYEMGLNKKDYFGTPMGDSVSLGIHESQSRMWENQVGRSRAFWVYFFPQAQRIFKNALGDVKLDDFYGAINDVRPSYIRVEADEATYNLHILLRFELERPLLTGDLKPADVPGEWNSRFKKYFGIDVDKDANGCLQDVHWSAGYVGYFPTYTLGNLYSAQFFAQAQKEMPDLMKQFEVGNFSTLREWLREKIHLQGQRYRANKLAEKVTGKPLSFKPLIDYMNAKYRQIYGF from the coding sequence ATGTCAACGCAACAGGCTTATGACGAACTCATCAGGCGGATGAAAGAGGTGTCCCTGCTTCACTCTTGCAACGCCGTGCTGGGCTGGGACGAGCGTACTTATATGCCGCGCGGCGGCGCCAATCATAGGGCGGATCAGTTGGGTCTGATCTCCGGTCTGGCTCACGAAAAGATGACCGATCCCAGAGTCGGGGAACTGCTATCGCAGGTGGAACAATCCGAACTGGTCAAGGATCCGGAATCTGTTGAGGCGGTGAACGTGCGCGAAATGCGCCACTTTTACAACAAGCAGACCAAACTTCCGAAGGATCTGGTTGAGGAAATCACCAAAGTCACGACTCTGGCGCAGGGGGAGTGGGTCGAGGCCCGCAAGAAATCTGATTTCAAACATTTCGAGCCCTGGTTGGCGAAAGTAATCGCCCTGCAGAAGAAGAAAGCCGACGCCTATGGATACGATGGCGAACCGTATGACGCTCTTCTGGACGACTATGAGGTTGGCGCGAAGACCACGGATATTGTCGATGTTTTCGTCAATCTCAGAAAGGAACTGGTCGAACTCCTGGGTAAGATTCAGGGGGCGCCTCGCAAGCCTGATAAGAGCATTGTGGAGCGTGACTATGATGTCGAGCTTCAGCGCATTTTCGGCGAATCGGTCGCGGCGGCCATGGGTTTTGGTTTTGATCAGGGGCGGCTCGATATCACCACTCACCCGTTCTGTACCGGTATCGGCTACGGTGATACCCGTATTACCACACGGTATAACCCGCACCGGATCAACGACGCCCTCTTCGGGATCATGCACGAGGCCGGTCATGGTCTGTACGAGATGGGGCTGAACAAGAAAGATTATTTCGGCACTCCCATGGGCGACTCGGTCTCCCTGGGTATTCACGAATCTCAATCACGCATGTGGGAGAATCAGGTGGGGCGCTCGCGCGCTTTCTGGGTTTATTTCTTCCCGCAGGCCCAGCGGATTTTCAAAAATGCCCTGGGTGATGTTAAGCTCGATGATTTCTACGGCGCCATAAACGATGTGAGGCCTTCATACATCCGCGTTGAAGCCGATGAAGCTACCTACAACCTTCACATCCTCCTTCGCTTCGAACTCGAACGGCCGCTTCTAACCGGAGATTTGAAGCCCGCCGATGTTCCGGGCGAGTGGAACAGCCGGTTTAAGAAATACTTCGGTATTGATGTCGACAAGGATGCCAATGGCTGTCTGCAGGATGTTCACTGGTCGGCCGGTTATGTGGGTTATTTCCCGACCTACACTCTGGGCAACCTGTATTCGGCTCAGTTTTTCGCGCAGGCGCAAAAGGAAATGCCGGACCTGATGAAACAGTTCGAGGTCGGGAATTTCAGCACGCTTCGTGAGTGGCTTCGCGAAAAGATTCATCTTCAGGGGCAAAGATACCGGGCCAACAAACTGGCCGAGAAGGTTACGGGTAAGCCACTGTCCTTCAAGCCGTTAATTGACTATATGAATGCCAAATACCGTCAGATTTACGGATTTTAG
- a CDS encoding DNA alkylation repair protein: protein MPPENNNKPESGLWKDYLNRASISKIAGEIGRVHKGFDQSSFVESLSNDAFSRLELKQRIFKIAEALRDFLPTDYSRVMNIFRKIAPNLGGFENWALMSYIELFGLEHFDISVDAMRDLTQYSSAEFAIRPYVNRDPAKMLSVMSMWAENSNEHIRRLAAEGSRPRGVWTAHIEQFKKDPRPVIKLLEKLKADESLYVRKAVANNLNDISKDHPALVIKTATVWQKDRHKHTDWIIKHACRTLIKKGDPRVFSLLGFTANPKIALRGLTLSPKKIKIGSDATISFEVVSLGKSAQKLAIDYRIHFVKKSGKLSPKVFKLTEKKLAADGVLAIATKHSLRNHSTRTHLPGKHQLDIVVNGKVFETVEFRLI, encoded by the coding sequence ATGCCGCCTGAGAACAACAACAAGCCCGAAAGCGGTCTGTGGAAAGACTACCTGAACAGGGCGTCAATAAGCAAGATTGCCGGCGAGATTGGTCGGGTCCACAAAGGATTCGACCAATCTTCTTTTGTGGAATCTCTCTCCAATGACGCTTTTTCCAGGCTGGAACTTAAGCAACGAATCTTCAAAATCGCAGAGGCGCTCAGGGATTTTCTTCCGACCGACTACAGCCGGGTCATGAATATTTTCAGGAAAATCGCACCGAATCTTGGAGGGTTCGAGAACTGGGCGCTCATGTCCTATATCGAGCTTTTTGGACTGGAACATTTTGACATCTCAGTCGATGCCATGCGGGATCTCACGCAATACAGTTCGGCTGAGTTCGCCATAAGACCTTATGTAAATCGCGATCCGGCGAAGATGCTCTCGGTGATGAGCATGTGGGCGGAGAACTCAAACGAGCACATTCGCCGCCTGGCTGCCGAGGGATCGCGCCCCAGAGGGGTCTGGACGGCCCATATCGAGCAGTTCAAGAAGGACCCGCGACCGGTTATAAAGCTTCTCGAAAAGCTCAAAGCGGATGAGTCTTTGTATGTGAGAAAGGCGGTGGCGAACAATCTCAATGACATCTCGAAAGACCATCCCGCTCTGGTTATCAAGACCGCAACGGTGTGGCAGAAAGATAGACATAAGCACACCGACTGGATCATCAAACATGCCTGCCGAACGCTGATCAAAAAAGGGGATCCGAGGGTGTTTTCGTTGCTTGGATTTACGGCCAATCCGAAGATAGCGCTACGCGGCCTCACTTTGTCGCCGAAAAAGATAAAAATCGGCTCCGATGCCACCATATCTTTTGAGGTAGTGTCTCTTGGCAAGAGCGCCCAGAAGCTGGCAATAGATTACCGGATTCATTTTGTGAAAAAAAGCGGCAAGCTCTCCCCCAAAGTCTTCAAACTCACCGAGAAGAAACTTGCGGCGGACGGTGTTTTAGCGATAGCTACAAAGCACTCTTTGCGCAACCACAGCACCAGAACACATCTTCCGGGCAAACATCAACTGGATATTGTCGTTAACGGTAAAGTATTCGAAACGGTGGAGTTTCGTCTGATTTGA